The region TATTCTACTTTTACAGGGGTATTTAGTTACTGAAGTTAAACATTCCTCTTGGCTAAGTTAGAATATAATTAGAAATAGAAGTATTTACACGAATTAGTTCAAAAAAAATTGAAGTCTGTAAAAGTTTGTGATATTATGAACTTGTAAGAAAGATATGTGAAAAAAATCACAGAAATAAAAAGTACATGGTCTCTGTCAATTAAAATAGGAAAGGTTGAGTTTAATAATGGAAAATAAAGTTGCGTATACAGGGAAAGATTATTTAAATAAAGTCTTAGCAGGAACAGCCTCAGGAGTCGTTATAGGATTGATTGCAAATGCAATATTGGGTTCGATCTTCAAGTCGCTTATACCGTATGGATCTGTATTTGAGTTATTAGCAAGTGTTGTCATGATCATGCAATTTATCACACCAGCAATTATTGGAGTTCTAGTAGCCTTGCAGTTTAAATTAAGCGGAATGGAAAGTGTCGTTATAGGAGCCGCCGCCTTTTTAGGTTCAGGTGCTTATCAAGTTACTGAAGCCGGAGTGCAATTAGTTGGTATTGGTGATTTGATCAATGTTATGCTCGTCTCTGCTATTGCAGTATTTGTTACACGGCTTCTGCAAGGTCGATTAGGTTCACTAACACTGATACTAATGCCGATCATCGTTAGTGTAGGTGTAGGCACGTTAGGTTTGATGATGCTTCCATATGTTGGCATCATCACTTCTTCACTTGGAAACTTGATCAACAGCTTTACTTCTTTACAACCATTACTAATGACTATCTTAATATCTATTGCGTTTTCTATCATCATTATTTCACCAATTTCAACCGTTGCGATAGGAATTGCTATCGGAGTTACTGGATTAGGAGCTGGAGCAGCAGCAGTGGGAATAACGGCATGTACTGCCATTTTAGTCATCGGTTCTATCCGAATCAACCAAACTGGGACAACCTTAGCCATTTTATTGGGAGCTATGAAAATGATGATTCCTAACTTGATCAAACATCCAAAAATCATGATTCCAGTTGTTATCAATGCCTTTGTTTCAGGGATTGGTGTTTATATGCTGACCATTCAAGGTACACCGCAAACAGCTGGTTTTGGAATCGTTGGTTTAGTTGGACCTATCCAATCCTTTAATATGGGAACAGGGTTAATGAACGTTCTTTTAGCCTACTTTGTGATCCCTTTTGTAGGTGGTTACCTTATTGACGTTGTT is a window of Carnobacterium mobile DSM 4848 DNA encoding:
- a CDS encoding PTS sugar transporter subunit IIC encodes the protein MENKVAYTGKDYLNKVLAGTASGVVIGLIANAILGSIFKSLIPYGSVFELLASVVMIMQFITPAIIGVLVALQFKLSGMESVVIGAAAFLGSGAYQVTEAGVQLVGIGDLINVMLVSAIAVFVTRLLQGRLGSLTLILMPIIVSVGVGTLGLMMLPYVGIITSSLGNLINSFTSLQPLLMTILISIAFSIIIISPISTVAIGIAIGVTGLGAGAAAVGITACTAILVIGSIRINQTGTTLAILLGAMKMMIPNLIKHPKIMIPVVINAFVSGIGVYMLTIQGTPQTAGFGIVGLVGPIQSFNMGTGLMNVLLAYFVIPFVGGYLIDVVCNKVLHIYENDIFKFIPASN